One window of Etheostoma spectabile isolate EspeVRDwgs_2016 chromosome 6, UIUC_Espe_1.0, whole genome shotgun sequence genomic DNA carries:
- the opn9 gene encoding opsin 9, with the protein MGDSGSQSGSWFVPSSIHPMFLSQLSPSTDLAVAVFLTFTSVASVLGNGTALLVYCRKRKKLRPPELMTINLALCDLGFSLLGGPFFIISSLCHAWVFGETGCLWYGIQGFVFNIVSLLTTCLISLDRCLKICCLRYGQRIEKCHVYLSIALVWVYALFWALLPSFGFGSYGPEPYGTSCSINWWKMRLSLNDRTYIFLILVLCFGFPALTVVASYVAILLKVYRSNHTLASIPSSSISNTSKDLRLTKMAAVVCTTLFLAWMPYATVSLISALMSKDEPEGSLQTAVEDSTGMASSSPNASKIMDIPSLFNWTATEYYRQNYHNPESKWSDVNNMNSASITGLSDAMVRSTLDKEAQPVTRSPEPFSFLPPVVTLIPCYVCQVPHHGQPFNLPYNEHGVQA; encoded by the exons ATGGGAGACAGTGGCTCACAGAGTGGGTCCTGGTTTGTCCCCTCGTCCATCCACCCAATGTTCCTCTCCCAACTGTCCCCCTCTACAGACCTGGCCGTTGCTGTCTTCCTTACCTTCACAA GTGTTGCATCTGTGCTAGGCAATGGCACCGCGTTGTTAGTCTACTGTCGGAAAAGAAAGAAGCTCAGACCACCAGAGCTCATGACCATCAACCTGGCTCTCTGTGATCTTGGCTTCAGCCTGTTGGGAGGgccatttttcatcatttccaG TCTGTGTCATGCTTGGGTGTTTGGGGAGACAGGGTGCCTTTGGTATGGCATTCAGGGCTTTGTGTTCAACATTGTCTCCCTGCTCACCACCTGTCTCATCTCTCTGGACCGTTGCCTGAAGATCTGCTGCTTAAGATATG GCCAACGGATTGAAAAGTGCCATGTGTATCTGTCCATAGCGCTGGTGTGGGTTTACGCATTGTTCTGGGCCTTGCTACCTTCTTTTGGCTTTGGAAGTTATGGACCAGAACCTTATGGGACCAGCTGCAGCATCAACTG GTGGAAAATGAGGTTGTCTCTAAATGACAGAACCTATATTTTCCTCATCCTGGTATTATGCTTTGGATTTCCTGCACTCACCGTCGTCGCTTCATATGTGGCCATCCTTCTGAAG GTCTATAGATCTAATCACACTCTGGCATCTATACCGTCCTCCTCTATCAGTAATACTAGCAAAGACCTGAGACTTACAAAG ATGGCTGCTGTGGTGTGCACCACGTTGTTCCTGGCCTGGATGCCTTATGCCACAGTGTCTCTGATCTCTGCACTCATGAGCAAAGATGAACCAGAGGGATCTTTACAGACTGCGGTGGAGGACTCCACTGGTATGGCCTCAAGCTCCCCAAATGCTTCAAAGATCATGGACATCCCCTCATTGTTTAACTGGACAGCTACAGAATATTACAGACAAAACTACCATAATCCTGAGAGCAAGTGGAGCGATGTGAACAACATGAATTCAGCCTCCATCACCGGCCTGAGTGATGCCATGGTCAGGTCCACCCTGGACAAAGAAGCCCAACCAGTGACCCGAAGCCCCGAGCCATTCTCCTTTCTCCCACCTGTAGTCACCTTGATTCCTTGCTATGTTTGCCAAGTCCCACATCATGGTCAACCCTTTAATCTACCATATAATGAACACGGAGTTCAGGCATGA
- the gapdh gene encoding glyceraldehyde-3-phosphate dehydrogenase: MVKVGINGFGRIGRLVTRAAFTSKKVEIVAINDPFIDLEYMVYMFKYDSTHGRFHGEVKVEGDKLVIDGHKITVFHERDPANIKWGDAGAQYVVESTGVFTTIEKASAHLKGGAKRVIISAPSADAPMFVMGVNHEKYDNSLTVVSNASCTTNCLAPLAKVINDNFVIIEGLMSTVHAITATQKTVDGPSGKLWRDGRGASQNIIPASTGAAKAVGKVIPELNGKLTGMAFRVPTPNVSVVDLTVRLEKPAKYEDIKKVVKAAADGPMKGILGYTEHQVVSTDFNGDARSSIFDAGAGIALNDHFVKLVTWYDNEFGYSNRVCDLMAHMSSKE, from the exons ATTTGGGCGCATTGGTCGTCTGGTGACCCGTGCTGCTTTCACCTCCAAAAAGGTGGAGATTGTGGCCATCAACGACCCTTTTATCGACCTGGAGTACATG gtCTACATGTTCAAGTATGACTCCACCCACGGCCGCTTCCATGGTGAGGTCAAAGTTGAGGGTGACAAACTGGTCATCGATGGACATAAAATCACCGTTTTCCACGA GAGGGACCCCGCTAACATCAAATGGGGGGATGCTGGAGCCCAGTATGTGGTTGAGTCCACTGGTGTATTCACAACCATTGAGAAGGCCTCT GCTCACTTGAAGGGTGGTGCCAAGAGAGTCATCATCTCTGCTCCAAGCGCTGACGCTCCCATGTTCGTCATGGGCGTCAACCACGAGAAGTATGACAACTCCCTCACGGTTGTAAG CAACGCTTCCTGCACAACCAACTGCCTGGCCCCCCTGGCCAAGGTCATCAACGACAACTTCGTCATCATTGAGGGCCTGATG AGCACAGTTCATGCCATCACTGCCACACAGAAGACTGTAGACGGACCCTCCGGCAAGCTGTGGAGGGACGGCCGTGGTGCCAGCCAGAACATCATTCCCGCCTCTACTGGTGCTGCCAAAGCTGTCGGCAAAGTCATCCCTGAGCTCAACGG CAAGCTGACCGGCATGGCCTTCCGTGTCCCCACCCCCAACGTGTCCGTGGTTGACCTGACAGTCCGTCTGGAGAAACCT GCCAAATATGAAGACATCAAGAAGGTTGTGAAGGCTGCAGCTGATGGACCCATGAAGGGCATTCTGGGATACACAGAACACCAG GTTGTTTCCACAGACTTCAATGGTGACGCCCGCTCATCCATCTTTGATGCTGGTGCTGGCATCGCCCTCAATGACCACTTTGTCAAGCTGGTCACATG GTACGATAATGAGTTTGGGTATAGCAACCGTGTCTGCGACCTGATGGCCCACATGTCTTCCAAGGAGTAA